In Nonomuraea sp. NBC_00507, the following are encoded in one genomic region:
- a CDS encoding amino acid permease, with the protein MRTKTDEGYTHALGNRQVQMIAIGGAIGVGLFLGAGGRLAATGPALVLSYAAAGLAAFFVMRALGELVLYRPVSGSFVEYANEFIGPWAAFASGWMYWVNWAFTGIAELTAIAAYIHYWAPAFPQWATALIALGFVLTVNLLSVRLFGELEFWFAMLKVLAITVFLVVGLVLVVFSIGQAGPHNLVAHGGFTPTGFPLVLMSLQSVVFAYASIELVGITAGETARPDEVMPKAINGVVWRIAIFYVGSVALLAMVLPWTAYRAGESPFVTVFSGLGIPWAGDAMNLVVITAAMSSCNSGLYATGRILRSMAMKSEAPRFAGALSTRHVPIGGIVFTAATFLAGVALFYFLPERAFNIATAVASLGVITTWGVLVHCQTRLRRSGHRSTFPMPGSPYTNWLTLGFLALVVLLMPFADRDQRIAFFLIPALAVAIALGWLAVKRRRVATAAR; encoded by the coding sequence GTGCGCACGAAAACGGACGAAGGATACACACACGCGCTGGGCAACCGGCAGGTCCAGATGATCGCGATCGGCGGGGCGATCGGGGTGGGCCTGTTCCTCGGCGCCGGCGGCCGGCTGGCCGCCACGGGACCCGCCCTGGTGCTGTCGTACGCCGCCGCCGGGCTCGCCGCGTTCTTCGTCATGCGCGCGCTGGGCGAGCTCGTGCTCTACCGCCCGGTGTCGGGGTCGTTCGTCGAGTACGCGAACGAGTTCATCGGCCCGTGGGCGGCCTTCGCCAGCGGCTGGATGTACTGGGTCAACTGGGCGTTCACCGGCATCGCCGAGCTGACCGCGATCGCCGCGTACATCCACTACTGGGCGCCGGCGTTCCCCCAATGGGCGACGGCGCTGATCGCGCTGGGCTTCGTGCTGACGGTCAACCTGCTGTCGGTCCGGCTGTTCGGGGAGCTGGAGTTCTGGTTCGCCATGCTGAAGGTCCTGGCGATCACGGTCTTCCTCGTGGTGGGGCTGGTGCTCGTGGTCTTCTCCATCGGCCAGGCGGGGCCGCACAACCTGGTCGCGCACGGCGGCTTCACCCCGACCGGGTTCCCGCTCGTGCTGATGAGCCTGCAATCGGTGGTGTTCGCGTACGCGTCGATCGAGCTGGTCGGCATCACGGCGGGCGAGACGGCCAGGCCGGACGAGGTCATGCCGAAGGCGATCAACGGCGTGGTGTGGCGCATCGCGATCTTCTACGTGGGTTCGGTGGCGTTGCTGGCCATGGTGCTGCCGTGGACGGCGTACCGCGCGGGCGAGTCCCCCTTCGTGACGGTCTTCTCCGGTCTGGGCATCCCGTGGGCGGGCGACGCCATGAACCTCGTCGTGATCACCGCCGCGATGTCGTCCTGCAACTCGGGTCTGTACGCCACGGGCCGCATCCTGCGTTCGATGGCCATGAAGAGCGAGGCGCCACGCTTCGCGGGGGCGCTCAGCACCCGTCACGTGCCGATCGGGGGCATCGTGTTCACCGCGGCCACGTTCCTGGCGGGGGTGGCGCTGTTCTACTTCCTGCCGGAGCGGGCGTTCAACATCGCCACGGCGGTCGCCTCGCTCGGCGTGATCACCACCTGGGGCGTGCTGGTCCACTGCCAGACCCGGCTGCGGCGGTCGGGGCACCGCTCGACGTTCCCCATGCCGGGCTCGCCGTACACGAACTGGCTGACGCTCGGCTTCCTGGCGCTGGTGGTGCTGCTGATGCCGTTCGCCGACCGCGATCAGCGGATCGCGTTCTTCCTGATTCCCGCGCTGGCCGTGGCCATCGCGCTGGGCTGGCTGGCCGTCAAGCGGCGGCGCGTGGCGACCGCGGCGCGCTGA
- a CDS encoding SGNH/GDSL hydrolase family protein codes for MGVYPKLACALLDAGCPDGGPPRGGLPQVVRLTPVQVAQSGAYVALGDSFSSGEGVYELDKQPLNDGADRCHRASGSYVPLVAQAYRFAGGTAFYACSGATTGQLFSGQWGHRPQITRVGPAASLVTLSIGGNDAGFTKVLTACIAKLPWSSACVDQDAAVAGRIERLRTDMSKVLRELRVRAPHARIVVLGYPRPFPRDPVASVDNLTVEDQRWLNGVTRRLNDTVGAVVAEFDRAIAAFEGPGSVEYVDAYEAFTGHEVGRPQPYLNGLHMDMEELKVNARSYHPTGDGYRLFAGLITQQIADGPGRPMNNFHLATP; via the coding sequence TTGGGCGTCTACCCCAAGCTGGCCTGCGCCCTTCTGGACGCGGGCTGCCCTGACGGCGGCCCGCCGCGCGGCGGGTTACCCCAGGTGGTCCGCCTGACGCCGGTGCAGGTCGCGCAGAGCGGGGCATACGTCGCGCTCGGCGACTCCTTCTCCTCCGGCGAGGGCGTCTACGAGCTGGATAAACAGCCGCTCAACGACGGCGCCGACCGCTGCCATCGCGCCTCCGGCTCCTACGTGCCGCTGGTCGCCCAGGCCTACCGCTTCGCCGGCGGCACCGCCTTCTACGCCTGCAGCGGCGCCACCACCGGCCAGCTCTTCTCCGGCCAGTGGGGCCACCGGCCGCAGATCACCCGCGTGGGCCCGGCCGCGAGCCTGGTGACGCTGAGCATCGGTGGCAACGACGCGGGCTTCACCAAGGTCCTGACCGCCTGCATCGCCAAGCTGCCGTGGTCGTCGGCCTGCGTCGATCAGGACGCGGCCGTCGCCGGCCGCATCGAGCGGCTGCGTACCGACATGTCCAAGGTCCTGCGCGAGCTGCGCGTCCGCGCGCCCCACGCGAGGATCGTCGTGCTTGGCTACCCGCGGCCGTTCCCCCGGGATCCCGTGGCTTCCGTGGACAATCTCACGGTCGAGGACCAGCGATGGCTCAACGGGGTGACGCGGCGGCTCAACGACACGGTGGGGGCGGTGGTGGCCGAGTTCGACCGGGCGATCGCGGCCTTCGAGGGGCCGGGGAGCGTCGAATACGTCGACGCCTACGAGGCGTTCACCGGGCACGAGGTAGGGCGGCCGCAACCCTATCTGAACGGGCTGCACATGGACATGGAGGAGCTCAAGGTCAACGCCCGCAGCTACCACCCGACGGGCGACGGCTACCGCCTCTTCGCCGGCCTGATCACCCAGCAGATCGCGGACGGCCCGGGCCGTCCCATGAACAACTTCCACCTCGCCACCCCATAG
- a CDS encoding chorismate mutase, which yields MSSTLERHAVAVGDLLVGDGPAVMIGSRVSLRAHGGRADAYEVLRDRVTLAEPHSAADLPAIAELADAVVVGASWTRDIPLVRAAAGLGLPVVVERRPSAPVEEWLGLADYCASEGDGRVILCEGARRHSPTGRPGQAVGRWPDLGLMRAARMISGRPVLADVSGDLGLSAAAVAAGADGLIIDSAGPESAADPLAALRVAEEAVTVVGALLRPEAPATVPECRAAIDRVDAALATLLEQRAALAGIVQRIKPVGGFAGRDMARERALVARMALRAPSLGQARLAPIMNAVIEAGLHLAEERAAP from the coding sequence ATGTCATCGACGTTGGAACGGCACGCGGTCGCCGTCGGAGACCTGCTCGTGGGCGACGGGCCCGCCGTGATGATCGGCAGCAGGGTGAGCCTGCGGGCTCATGGCGGGCGGGCGGACGCCTACGAGGTGTTGCGTGATCGGGTCACGCTGGCGGAGCCGCACTCGGCGGCCGATTTGCCGGCGATCGCCGAGCTGGCGGACGCCGTGGTGGTGGGGGCCTCGTGGACGCGCGACATCCCGCTGGTGCGCGCGGCGGCCGGGCTCGGGCTGCCGGTGGTGGTCGAGCGGCGGCCGTCGGCGCCGGTGGAGGAATGGCTGGGTCTGGCCGACTACTGCGCGAGTGAGGGCGACGGGCGGGTGATCCTCTGCGAAGGAGCTCGGCGACACAGTCCGACGGGCCGGCCCGGCCAGGCCGTGGGCAGATGGCCCGACCTGGGCCTGATGCGAGCGGCCCGGATGATCTCGGGCCGGCCCGTCCTCGCCGACGTCTCCGGGGACCTCGGGCTGTCGGCGGCCGCGGTGGCGGCCGGCGCCGACGGCCTGATCATCGACAGCGCGGGTCCCGAATCGGCGGCGGACCCGCTGGCGGCCCTGCGCGTGGCGGAAGAGGCCGTGACCGTCGTCGGCGCGCTGCTGCGCCCGGAGGCGCCCGCCACGGTGCCGGAGTGCCGTGCGGCGATCGACCGCGTGGACGCCGCCCTGGCGACCCTCCTCGAGCAGCGCGCCGCCCTGGCGGGCATCGTGCAACGCATCAAGCCGGTCGGCGGGTTCGCGGGGCGGGACATGGCCAGGGAACGTGCCCTGGTGGCGCGGATGGCCCTGCGGGCGCCCTCGCTGGGCCAGGCGCGCCTGGCCCCCATCATGAACGCCGTGATCGAGGCCGGCCTCCACCTCGCCGAGGAACGCGCGGCACCGTGA
- a CDS encoding serine/threonine-protein kinase: protein MSDRKQDGRRIAGRYQLQEPIGRGGMGIVWRAHDELLDRTVAVKEVRYAAALGEEVQLLNRRTMREARAAARFEHPNVIVVHDVIEEDGRPWIVMQLVQSRSLGAVIKQDGPLPHKRVAEIGLAVLDALHRAHEAGVLHRDVKPENVLLADDGRVVLTDFGIATLETETQLTVTGLAGTPAFIAPERLKGLPARRESDLWSLGATLYTAVEGRSPHERGMALATMHAVLTDEPDPARNAGPLTEVISGLLCKEPVQRLTHEEATRLLRGAIAQSSPPPTAPFPAAQHLEVPTAAKPRKAAVPAKPRKQPYQSPSRQEPAEDDTPTDPNLAPAPAAVPETGARLTPGTAEPKPPAVSTVEAVRPDPRRPGPIIAAAVAVVLVAGVGGYLGLRSAPEDSTPDPGRSQQAAPVTATASQASPDASQPPSTAPSASPSPSATASPSPSPSPTKAADPLPAGWKMYKDKKMGFSIGLPKGWDVLTRGGMQVKFRGPGAAPNAYLMIEEAANPGTDPYKDWKKQEPSLKNNFGGYKLLDIKKVDYMKAAADWDFTWNTNTGKTRVRNRGFVTDNGRAYAIYWHTLNSHWKDDYHLFEGFTATFVPAK from the coding sequence ATGTCGGATCGGAAGCAGGACGGACGTCGCATCGCCGGCCGCTACCAGCTGCAGGAACCCATCGGCAGGGGCGGGATGGGCATCGTCTGGCGCGCCCACGACGAGCTCCTTGACCGCACCGTCGCCGTCAAGGAGGTCAGATACGCGGCCGCCTTGGGCGAGGAAGTGCAGCTCCTGAACCGGCGCACGATGCGCGAGGCGAGGGCGGCGGCCAGATTCGAGCATCCGAACGTGATCGTCGTGCACGACGTGATCGAGGAGGACGGCCGTCCCTGGATCGTCATGCAGCTCGTCCAGTCGCGGTCGCTGGGCGCCGTGATCAAGCAGGACGGGCCGCTGCCGCACAAGCGGGTGGCCGAGATCGGCCTGGCGGTGCTGGACGCCCTGCACCGCGCCCACGAGGCCGGCGTGCTGCACCGTGACGTCAAGCCGGAAAACGTGCTCCTGGCCGACGACGGCAGGGTCGTGCTCACCGACTTCGGCATCGCCACCTTGGAGACCGAGACGCAGCTGACCGTGACGGGGCTGGCGGGCACGCCGGCGTTCATCGCGCCCGAGCGGCTCAAGGGCCTGCCCGCGCGGCGCGAGTCGGACCTGTGGTCGCTGGGCGCCACGCTGTACACGGCCGTGGAGGGCCGCTCGCCGCACGAGCGGGGCATGGCCCTGGCGACCATGCACGCCGTGCTGACCGACGAGCCGGATCCCGCACGGAACGCCGGCCCGCTGACCGAGGTGATCAGCGGGTTGCTGTGCAAGGAGCCAGTGCAGCGGCTCACGCACGAGGAGGCGACGCGCCTGCTGCGCGGGGCCATCGCGCAGTCGAGCCCGCCGCCGACCGCGCCGTTCCCCGCGGCTCAGCACCTGGAGGTGCCGACTGCGGCCAAGCCGCGTAAGGCGGCCGTCCCGGCCAAGCCGCGCAAACAGCCCTACCAGTCCCCCTCGCGCCAGGAACCGGCCGAGGACGACACCCCGACCGATCCCAACCTCGCCCCTGCCCCGGCGGCCGTGCCCGAGACCGGCGCGCGGCTCACCCCGGGGACCGCGGAGCCGAAGCCGCCCGCCGTGTCCACGGTCGAAGCGGTCCGGCCCGACCCGCGTCGCCCCGGACCGATCATCGCGGCGGCCGTGGCGGTCGTGCTCGTCGCCGGCGTGGGCGGCTACCTCGGCCTGCGCTCGGCTCCCGAGGACAGCACGCCGGACCCCGGCAGGTCGCAGCAGGCCGCCCCGGTCACCGCGACTGCCTCGCAGGCCTCGCCGGACGCGTCCCAGCCGCCTTCGACGGCGCCGTCCGCGTCGCCGAGCCCCTCCGCCACCGCCAGTCCCAGCCCGAGCCCCAGTCCGACCAAGGCGGCCGACCCGCTGCCCGCCGGCTGGAAGATGTACAAGGACAAGAAGATGGGTTTCTCCATCGGGCTGCCCAAGGGCTGGGACGTGTTGACCCGCGGCGGCATGCAGGTCAAGTTCAGGGGCCCGGGGGCGGCGCCGAACGCGTACCTCATGATCGAGGAGGCCGCGAACCCGGGGACGGACCCGTACAAGGACTGGAAGAAGCAGGAACCCTCACTCAAGAACAACTTCGGCGGCTATAAGTTGCTCGACATCAAGAAGGTCGACTACATGAAGGCGGCCGCCGACTGGGACTTCACCTGGAACACCAACACCGGCAAGACCCGCGTGCGCAACCGGGGCTTCGTCACCGACAACGGGCGGGCCTACGCCATCTACTGGCACACGCTGAACAGCCACTGGAAGGACGACTACCACCTCTTCGAGGGGTTCACCGCGACGTTCGTCCCGGCCAAGTAA
- a CDS encoding serine/threonine-protein kinase, with protein sequence MQVSNRYRLIEPLGEGGMGVVWRAYDELLDRTVAIKEVRYAGVGEAKRAELNRRTIREARAAGRLDHPSVVVIHDVVEQDGRPWIVMQLVRSRSLAQVVREEGPLRPGQVAMVGGRVLDALRAAHATGVLHRDVKPENVLLADDGRVVLTDFGIASLEAEAGLTASGGLVGTPAYMPPERLNGEPARPESDLWSLGATLYAAVEGEPPFKRDSWAATVAAVLRDEPEPPARGGTLTPVIMGLLRRDPGRRMPAEEAARLLHEAAINAPGDPRQATAMQGMRPAPAGGPVHPTSEAQAYPTAGERPAAVRERSRRGRTLWVTLPAVAVAVAVGTGGTLLYTSRTTPTPTPTPTAAPSTSTSGPAPTPAQTLPAGWRTFTSPAGRFSIAIPEGWRATKHPTRDSISFKGPGSPGMMIVEWTTPEVSWKSPEQAWLALEKEILAKGEFQGYTRIGITLLRYRGRAAADWEFTRIRDKQLIHVINRGFHTADGRPFALYWDTTDARWAQDKHYFTKFARTFKSL encoded by the coding sequence GTGCAGGTCAGCAACCGCTACAGGCTCATCGAGCCGCTCGGAGAAGGCGGCATGGGCGTGGTCTGGCGTGCCTACGACGAGCTGCTCGACCGCACGGTGGCGATCAAGGAGGTCCGCTACGCGGGCGTCGGCGAGGCCAAGCGGGCCGAGCTCAATCGCCGGACCATCAGGGAGGCCAGGGCGGCGGGCCGCCTCGACCACCCCTCGGTGGTCGTCATCCACGACGTCGTGGAGCAGGACGGCCGCCCGTGGATCGTCATGCAGCTCGTCCGCTCCCGCTCGCTGGCGCAGGTGGTGCGCGAGGAGGGTCCGCTGCGGCCCGGGCAGGTCGCGATGGTCGGCGGCCGGGTGCTGGACGCCCTGCGGGCCGCGCACGCCACCGGGGTGCTGCACCGCGACGTGAAGCCGGAAAACGTGCTCCTGGCCGATGACGGCAGGGTCGTGCTGACCGACTTCGGCATCGCCTCGCTGGAGGCGGAGGCCGGGCTGACCGCGAGCGGCGGGCTGGTGGGCACGCCCGCCTACATGCCGCCCGAGCGGCTCAACGGCGAGCCGGCCAGGCCGGAGTCCGATCTGTGGTCGCTGGGTGCGACGTTGTACGCGGCGGTCGAGGGCGAGCCGCCGTTCAAGCGTGACTCGTGGGCGGCGACGGTCGCGGCGGTGCTGCGGGACGAGCCCGAGCCGCCGGCGAGGGGCGGGACGCTCACACCGGTGATCATGGGGTTGCTGCGCCGGGACCCGGGCAGGCGGATGCCGGCCGAGGAGGCCGCCCGGCTGCTGCACGAGGCGGCGATCAACGCCCCCGGCGACCCGCGCCAGGCGACGGCCATGCAGGGGATGCGCCCGGCGCCCGCCGGCGGCCCGGTGCACCCGACGAGCGAGGCCCAGGCATACCCGACCGCGGGCGAGCGGCCGGCGGCCGTCCGGGAGCGGTCTCGCCGCGGCAGGACGCTGTGGGTCACGCTGCCCGCCGTGGCGGTGGCGGTCGCCGTGGGCACGGGCGGCACGCTGCTCTACACCAGCAGGACGACCCCGACCCCCACCCCGACCCCGACGGCCGCTCCCTCCACGAGCACGTCAGGCCCGGCGCCCACGCCCGCCCAGACGCTGCCGGCCGGATGGCGGACGTTCACCAGCCCGGCCGGCCGGTTCTCGATCGCGATACCCGAGGGGTGGCGGGCCACGAAACACCCCACCAGGGACAGCATCTCCTTCAAGGGGCCCGGCTCCCCGGGGATGATGATCGTGGAGTGGACCACCCCCGAGGTTTCCTGGAAGAGCCCGGAGCAGGCCTGGCTCGCCCTGGAGAAGGAGATCCTGGCCAAGGGCGAGTTCCAGGGATACACCCGCATCGGCATCACCCTGCTGCGCTACCGCGGCCGCGCGGCCGCGGACTGGGAGTTCACCCGGATCCGCGACAAGCAGCTGATCCACGTGATCAACCGCGGCTTCCACACCGCCGACGGCCGGCCCTTCGCGCTGTACTGGGATACCACGGACGCCCGCTGGGCCCAGGACAAGCACTACTTCACCAAGTTCGCGAGGACCTTCAAATCGCTGTGA
- a CDS encoding AraC family transcriptional regulator, translated as MKEQAHFFRHPAVPETDLLKARYVTHRFSRHVHDGYAIGLIVTGVEEFDYRGVTHRAGAGELVLVNPDAVHTGQAGVAGGWSYRMLYPSIDALAGIAAELGAPHGTPHFPDQVVRDDPVAALLGRAHAAAERGDALAASTLSRTLFARLLLRHAAPRPAAALPGGGGRAVREARDLLHESLVDPPTLEDLAGAVGARPFALLRAFKDATGLPPHAYLTSLRVRRARHLLESGMRPARVAAEVGFTDQAHLTRHFRRIVGVPPAAYQRAAGTYKTGDSPTA; from the coding sequence GTGAAAGAGCAGGCGCATTTCTTCCGGCACCCGGCGGTGCCGGAGACGGACCTGCTCAAGGCCCGCTACGTCACCCACCGCTTCTCCCGGCACGTGCACGACGGCTACGCGATCGGCCTCATCGTCACGGGCGTCGAGGAGTTCGACTACCGGGGCGTCACCCACCGGGCGGGCGCGGGCGAGCTGGTGCTGGTCAACCCGGACGCCGTGCACACCGGTCAGGCCGGCGTGGCCGGCGGGTGGTCGTACCGCATGCTCTACCCATCCATCGACGCGCTGGCCGGGATCGCGGCCGAGCTGGGCGCGCCGCACGGGACGCCGCACTTCCCCGATCAGGTGGTGCGTGACGACCCGGTGGCGGCGCTGCTCGGCAGGGCGCATGCGGCGGCCGAGCGCGGTGACGCGCTGGCCGCCTCGACCCTGAGCCGCACGTTGTTCGCCCGGCTGCTGCTGCGCCACGCCGCGCCCCGGCCGGCCGCGGCGCTGCCCGGCGGGGGCGGGCGGGCCGTGCGGGAGGCGCGCGACCTGCTGCACGAGAGCCTGGTGGACCCGCCGACGCTGGAGGATCTGGCCGGCGCGGTGGGAGCGCGGCCGTTCGCGTTGCTGCGGGCGTTCAAGGACGCGACGGGGCTGCCGCCGCACGCCTATCTGACCTCGCTGCGGGTCCGCCGGGCGCGCCACCTTCTCGAGTCGGGGATGCGGCCGGCGCGGGTGGCCGCCGAGGTGGGCTTCACCGACCAGGCCCACCTGACCCGTCATTTCCGCCGCATTGTGGGCGTACCGCCCGCCGCATACCAACGCGCCGCAGGAACGTACAAGACTGGTGATTCACCCACCGCCTAG
- a CDS encoding AzlC family ABC transporter permease yields MDQTTLRSAAVRDGLGVGVAVGLSGLAFGAAAIIAGLTVPQACVLSLLTFTGASQFALTGAVGAGGDLVAATAGALLLGGRNTLYGLRLAGLLRVRGPRRLLAAHGVIDETTAVALAQPDERAARAGFTATFASLYITWNLCTLAGAYGTSFLGDPGVLGLDAVGPAAFLAILWPRLASNKELRLLAAVAAAVALCATPFLPPGVPVLLSAAAVLVVMAR; encoded by the coding sequence ATGGATCAGACAACACTTCGTTCCGCCGCCGTGCGGGACGGTCTGGGCGTGGGCGTGGCCGTGGGGCTGTCGGGGCTCGCCTTCGGGGCCGCCGCGATCATCGCCGGACTGACCGTGCCGCAGGCGTGCGTGCTGAGCCTGCTGACCTTCACGGGCGCCTCACAGTTCGCCCTGACCGGGGCGGTCGGCGCGGGTGGCGACCTGGTGGCCGCCACCGCGGGGGCGCTGCTGCTCGGCGGCCGCAACACGCTGTACGGCCTGCGCCTGGCCGGCCTGCTGCGGGTGCGCGGCCCGCGCAGGCTGCTGGCCGCGCACGGCGTGATCGACGAGACCACGGCCGTGGCGCTCGCCCAGCCGGACGAGCGGGCGGCGCGCGCCGGTTTCACGGCCACGTTCGCCAGTCTCTACATCACCTGGAACCTCTGCACGCTGGCAGGGGCCTACGGCACGTCGTTCCTCGGCGACCCGGGGGTGCTGGGGCTGGACGCGGTGGGGCCGGCCGCGTTCCTGGCCATCCTGTGGCCCCGGCTGGCGTCGAACAAGGAGCTGCGCCTGCTGGCCGCGGTCGCGGCGGCGGTCGCGTTGTGCGCCACCCCGTTCCTGCCGCCCGGTGTGCCGGTGCTGCTGTCGGCCGCTGCCGTGCTGGTGGTGATGGCCCGATGA
- a CDS encoding AzlD domain-containing protein, whose amino-acid sequence MTLWWAIAAVCAGCYALKLAGLAAPRRVLDHPGVRRFAELVPVALLAALIAVQVFTEAGELRFDAARTAGLGAAAVALLLRAPFLVVLAAAAVVTALARILLG is encoded by the coding sequence ATGACGCTGTGGTGGGCGATCGCCGCGGTCTGCGCCGGCTGCTACGCGCTCAAGCTGGCCGGGCTGGCGGCGCCGCGGCGGGTGCTGGACCATCCGGGGGTGCGCAGGTTCGCCGAACTGGTGCCGGTGGCGCTGCTGGCGGCGCTGATCGCGGTGCAGGTGTTCACGGAGGCGGGCGAGTTGCGCTTCGATGCGGCCCGCACGGCCGGGCTCGGCGCCGCCGCGGTGGCGCTGCTGCTCAGGGCACCTTTCCTCGTCGTTCTGGCGGCGGCGGCGGTCGTCACCGCGCTTGCCCGGATTCTTCTGGGGTAG
- a CDS encoding serine/threonine-protein kinase: MSDSAGTIGGRYRLLRTIGKGGMGTVWQAHDEVLGRDVAVKEVLPPPDLSGPEREVFSVRTFREARAAGRVAHPGVATVYDVIEERGHPWIVMQLVRSHTLGELIREEGPMAPLEAANLGLQLLEALRAAHAAGVLHRDVKPDNVLLSEDGRAVLTDFGIATTEDEAPVTRTGVLIGTPAFMAPERAAGGSARPASDLWSLGVTLYMAVEGHSPFQRDNALATLGAVMHAEPEPLARAGVLAPVLHGLLRKDPAERMTLEEAERRLTAILAGGVPEQTGPVPATVTTGAAGRPRRRLPLAAIGAGALLVGLVTGGAAWWSSRPDDTQRTPLPTPVVVTTTPSPSSQAPGTATQTTPQSTYEPPAPQSTPPPTRDQPRTPGRESESEEPTPTKSEQDEKDTNDEEETPAETPGAVDGSDNGRASDKDKKKAGKDR; this comes from the coding sequence ATGTCCGATTCAGCGGGGACGATCGGTGGGAGATATCGCCTGCTCAGGACGATCGGCAAGGGCGGAATGGGCACGGTGTGGCAGGCGCACGACGAGGTGCTGGGCCGCGACGTCGCGGTGAAGGAGGTGCTGCCGCCGCCCGATCTGTCGGGGCCCGAGCGCGAGGTGTTCTCGGTCAGGACGTTCCGCGAGGCCAGGGCGGCGGGCCGGGTGGCGCACCCGGGTGTGGCGACCGTCTATGACGTGATCGAGGAGCGCGGTCACCCGTGGATCGTCATGCAGCTCGTACGTTCGCACACCCTGGGCGAGCTGATCCGCGAGGAGGGCCCGATGGCCCCCCTCGAAGCCGCGAACTTAGGACTGCAACTGCTGGAGGCGCTGCGCGCGGCGCACGCGGCCGGGGTGCTGCACCGCGACGTCAAACCGGACAACGTGCTGCTCAGCGAGGACGGCCGGGCGGTGCTGACCGACTTCGGCATCGCCACCACCGAGGACGAGGCGCCCGTCACCAGGACGGGCGTCCTCATCGGCACCCCCGCCTTCATGGCGCCCGAACGCGCGGCGGGCGGCTCGGCCAGGCCCGCCTCGGATCTGTGGTCGCTGGGCGTGACGCTGTACATGGCTGTCGAGGGCCACTCGCCGTTCCAGCGGGACAACGCGCTGGCCACGCTCGGCGCGGTCATGCACGCCGAGCCGGAGCCACTGGCCCGGGCGGGCGTGCTCGCCCCCGTGCTGCACGGGCTGCTGCGCAAGGACCCGGCCGAGCGCATGACGCTGGAGGAGGCCGAGCGGCGGCTGACCGCGATCCTGGCGGGTGGCGTCCCCGAACAGACGGGTCCCGTGCCCGCGACCGTCACGACGGGGGCCGCGGGACGGCCGCGACGCAGGCTGCCACTGGCCGCGATCGGCGCGGGCGCGCTCCTGGTCGGCCTCGTCACCGGCGGCGCGGCCTGGTGGTCCAGCCGGCCGGACGACACGCAGCGCACTCCCCTGCCCACGCCCGTCGTGGTGACCACGACCCCGTCCCCGTCGTCGCAGGCGCCGGGGACGGCCACGCAGACCACCCCGCAATCCACGTACGAGCCGCCGGCGCCGCAGAGCACACCGCCTCCCACGAGAGATCAGCCCAGGACACCCGGCCGCGAGAGCGAGTCCGAGGAGCCGACGCCCACCAAGTCCGAGCAGGACGAGAAAGACACGAACGACGAGGAGGAGACGCCGGCCGAGACACCCGGCGCGGTCGACGGATCGGACAACGGCAGGGCGTCGGACAAGGACAAGAAGAAGGCCGGGAAGGACCGCTGA
- a CDS encoding RluA family pseudouridine synthase, with product MTEQRSLPVPDGLEGERLDAALSRLFGFSRTRAAELIGAGEVLVDGRQPAKSDRVHAGAWLDVTLPPPVTTPMPVAEPVPGMTIVYEDDDIVVVNKPIGVAAHPTVGWTGPTVIGGLLGAGHTIATSGAAERQGIVHRLDANTTGAMAVAKSEHAYSRLKRAFKERTVDKRYHALVQGHPDPFRGTVDAPIDRHPSGDGRFAVVAGGKPSITHYDTVEAFRAASLLDIKLETGRTHQIRVHMAALRHPCVGDLLYGADPTLAARLGITRQWLHAVALGFEHPSTGEWMSFSTDYPQDLQKALDIVRDES from the coding sequence ATGACTGAGCAGCGCAGCCTGCCCGTGCCCGACGGGCTCGAGGGCGAGCGGCTCGACGCCGCCCTCTCGCGGCTGTTCGGCTTCTCCCGCACCCGCGCGGCCGAGCTGATCGGCGCGGGTGAGGTGCTGGTCGACGGCCGGCAGCCGGCCAAATCCGACCGGGTGCACGCGGGCGCGTGGCTGGACGTGACCCTGCCGCCGCCGGTGACCACGCCCATGCCGGTGGCCGAGCCGGTGCCCGGCATGACGATCGTCTACGAGGACGACGACATCGTGGTGGTCAACAAGCCGATCGGGGTGGCCGCCCACCCGACCGTCGGCTGGACGGGACCCACCGTGATCGGCGGGCTGCTCGGGGCCGGGCACACGATCGCCACCAGCGGCGCCGCCGAGCGCCAGGGCATCGTGCACCGCCTGGACGCCAACACCACCGGCGCGATGGCCGTGGCCAAGAGCGAGCATGCCTACTCGCGGCTCAAGCGCGCCTTCAAGGAGCGCACGGTCGACAAGCGTTACCACGCCCTCGTCCAGGGGCATCCCGACCCGTTCCGCGGCACCGTGGACGCGCCCATCGACCGGCATCCGTCAGGCGACGGCCGTTTCGCGGTGGTGGCCGGCGGCAAGCCCTCCATCACCCACTACGACACCGTCGAGGCGTTCCGCGCGGCCTCGCTGCTGGACATCAAGCTGGAGACGGGGCGTACCCACCAGATCAGGGTGCACATGGCGGCGCTGCGCCATCCGTGCGTGGGCGATCTGCTCTACGGCGCCGACCCGACGCTCGCCGCCCGGCTGGGGATCACCCGGCAGTGGCTGCACGCGGTCGCGCTCGGGTTCGAGCACCCGTCCACCGGGGAGTGGATGTCGTTCAGCACCGACTACCCGCAGGACCTGCAGAAGGCGCTCGACATCGTCCGCGACGAGTCCTGA